Proteins from a single region of Bremerella sp. JC817:
- a CDS encoding DUF1559 domain-containing protein, whose translation MNSYRAQARSGFTLVELLVVIAIIGVLIALLLPAVQQAREAARRMQCTNNQKQLGLAMHNYHDTYGNFPPGVIGLVNFDGTDPLNFENTPPTWMQSILPFIEQANLYDQMKPHFDQGRRAATAPGRFTVIDGLTCPSDANTPKITNIEPAVWSGNFGFGGNYVACSGSGYFTPSSDPYMQNANGMFYAKSKTDFAAVVDGTSNTVMLGEILVVPDVAPRNSVNQDLRGSYYFGRRASGNFSTREPPNTIVGDRLSSCRNLPRTPCNGQGTDNMIIHSRSLHPGGANVTLGDGSVRFIPETVNRAVFQAYGTRAGGETPGEI comes from the coding sequence ATGAATAGTTATCGAGCACAAGCCCGGTCAGGATTTACCCTGGTCGAACTTCTCGTCGTAATTGCCATCATTGGAGTGCTGATTGCACTGCTGCTACCAGCAGTCCAGCAAGCTCGCGAGGCGGCTCGACGCATGCAGTGCACCAACAATCAGAAGCAGTTGGGCCTGGCGATGCATAACTACCACGATACGTACGGCAACTTCCCCCCAGGGGTGATCGGCCTGGTCAACTTCGACGGAACCGATCCGTTGAACTTCGAAAACACGCCGCCAACTTGGATGCAGTCGATTTTGCCGTTCATCGAACAGGCGAACCTGTACGACCAAATGAAGCCCCACTTCGATCAAGGCCGCCGGGCTGCCACCGCGCCGGGTCGTTTTACCGTGATCGATGGCCTGACATGCCCCAGCGATGCCAACACGCCGAAGATTACCAATATCGAGCCAGCTGTCTGGTCGGGCAATTTCGGGTTTGGTGGCAACTATGTCGCCTGCAGCGGCTCGGGCTATTTCACCCCTAGCTCCGATCCTTACATGCAAAACGCCAACGGGATGTTCTATGCCAAATCGAAGACCGATTTCGCCGCCGTGGTCGATGGCACCAGCAACACCGTGATGCTGGGCGAAATCTTGGTGGTCCCCGATGTCGCTCCGCGTAACTCGGTGAATCAAGACCTGCGAGGTTCGTACTACTTTGGTCGCCGCGCCAGTGGCAACTTCAGCACACGGGAACCGCCGAACACGATCGTGGGTGATCGCCTGAGCAGTTGTCGCAACTTGCCACGCACCCCATGCAACGGACAGGGGACCGACAACATGATCATCCATTCCCGCAGTTTGCACCCCGGCGGGGCGAACGTCACGCTGGGGGACGGTTCGGTGCGGTTCATTCCTGAAACCGTCAATCGTGCAGTGTTTCAGGCCTATGGAACCCGGGCCGGTGGAGAGACCCCAGGCGAGATCTAA
- a CDS encoding ion transporter, which translates to MHADAPAAGTKRQKFLRIFDLFILVMIVVSLLAFSLETLPGISNTTRLWLERLELISVFLFSGEYLFRVYMASPKRDYVFSFFGIIDLLAIFPFFLGFGIDLRAAKSLRLLRLFRILKLARYSAAAQRFHRAILIAREEIVLFLGAALILLYLAAVGIYHFESDAQPETFGSVFHCLWWAVATLTTVGYGDVYPITVGGKIFTFGILVIGLGVISVPAGLVASALAQARKMEDNNGNLIEVESPSEA; encoded by the coding sequence ATGCACGCCGATGCTCCTGCCGCGGGAACGAAACGCCAAAAGTTCCTGCGAATCTTTGACCTGTTCATTCTAGTGATGATTGTGGTCTCACTCCTTGCTTTCTCGCTTGAGACCTTGCCGGGAATTTCCAATACGACGCGTCTCTGGCTGGAACGCTTAGAGCTGATTTCGGTCTTCCTATTCAGCGGCGAATATCTCTTTCGCGTTTACATGGCATCGCCAAAGAGAGATTACGTCTTCAGCTTTTTCGGGATCATCGACCTGCTGGCGATCTTTCCGTTCTTTCTCGGCTTCGGTATCGATCTTCGAGCCGCGAAATCACTGCGATTACTACGGCTTTTTCGTATTTTAAAACTGGCCCGTTACAGCGCTGCCGCCCAGCGTTTTCATCGTGCGATCTTGATCGCTCGCGAGGAAATCGTCTTGTTCCTCGGTGCGGCCTTGATCTTGCTTTACCTCGCCGCGGTTGGCATCTATCACTTTGAGAGCGATGCTCAGCCCGAGACCTTTGGCTCGGTGTTTCACTGCCTATGGTGGGCTGTCGCGACTCTAACGACCGTTGGCTATGGAGACGTTTACCCGATCACTGTCGGCGGAAAGATCTTCACATTCGGGATATTGGTGATCGGACTGGGTGTGATCTCTGTTCCTGCCGGCCTGGTTGCTTCAGCACTCGCCCAGGCAAGAAAGATGGAGGACAACAACGGGAACTTGATTGAAGTAGAGTCTCCCAGCGAAGCTTAG
- the xseA gene encoding exodeoxyribonuclease VII large subunit: MDAGAEPWEESSQQPPVLSVSQLTALIQGTLEMAIPAVWVSGEVSNLSQPRSGHIYLTLKDDEAQIRAVLWRNTAAKLPFQLEDGQEVLCHGQLDVYPPRGSYQLVIREIEPRGVGALQLKLRQLQQKLMAEGLFETERKRPIPRFPKRIAFVTSPTGAAVRDFLEVMGRRWKNVEVLIIPARVQGDGAAEEIAAGIEQANRLAARPDVLVVGRGGGSMEDLWCFNEEVVVRAIANSQIPTISAVGHEIDVTLSDFAADVRALTPSEAAELALPSMIEIEERLTGLQQRLSTGLRSTYDRAAAKVELLTRSRAFTHPFEMIHDHQRTLDELDAAATRAMQRRLRSAHEMLARRAAQLEAMSPLAVLSRGYSVTLNDQQEVVRSADQVQPGEEIETILPDGRIKSRVIS; encoded by the coding sequence ATGGATGCTGGAGCCGAGCCTTGGGAAGAGTCATCGCAGCAGCCACCGGTGTTGTCGGTGTCGCAGTTGACCGCCTTGATTCAGGGAACCTTAGAGATGGCGATTCCTGCCGTCTGGGTTTCTGGCGAGGTTTCGAATTTGTCGCAGCCTCGCTCTGGTCACATTTACCTGACCTTGAAGGATGACGAAGCCCAGATCCGGGCCGTCTTGTGGCGCAACACGGCCGCCAAACTTCCATTCCAATTGGAAGATGGACAGGAAGTTCTCTGCCATGGTCAGCTCGACGTTTATCCGCCGCGCGGCAGTTATCAGTTGGTGATCCGCGAGATCGAACCTCGTGGTGTCGGTGCCCTGCAGTTGAAGCTTCGCCAACTGCAGCAGAAGCTGATGGCGGAAGGTTTGTTCGAGACCGAACGGAAGCGACCGATTCCGCGCTTTCCGAAACGCATTGCGTTTGTCACCAGTCCGACGGGTGCTGCGGTGCGCGACTTTCTGGAAGTGATGGGCCGGCGCTGGAAGAACGTCGAAGTGCTGATCATCCCGGCCCGTGTTCAAGGGGATGGTGCCGCGGAGGAAATTGCCGCCGGCATCGAACAAGCCAATCGTCTGGCCGCACGCCCCGATGTGCTGGTGGTCGGTCGTGGTGGCGGCAGCATGGAAGATCTGTGGTGCTTCAACGAAGAAGTGGTGGTCCGGGCGATCGCCAATTCGCAGATCCCCACCATTTCAGCCGTCGGTCACGAGATCGATGTTACCCTGTCCGACTTCGCAGCCGACGTTCGAGCCCTCACGCCAAGCGAAGCCGCCGAACTGGCCCTCCCCTCAATGATTGAAATCGAGGAACGTTTGACCGGACTTCAGCAGCGGCTTTCGACCGGGCTGCGTTCGACTTATGATCGTGCGGCCGCGAAGGTGGAACTGCTAACGCGTAGTCGTGCGTTCACGCATCCGTTCGAGATGATTCACGACCATCAGCGAACACTCGACGAGTTAGACGCCGCTGCGACTCGGGCCATGCAGCGAAGACTGCGATCAGCACACGAAATGTTGGCCCGCCGGGCCGCCCAGCTCGAGGCGATGTCGCCGCTGGCGGTGTTATCACGTGGATACTCGGTCACCCTCAACGATCAGCAAGAGGTCGTTCGGTCCGCCGACCAGGTTCAGCCTGGGGAGGAAATCGAGACGATTCTGCCGGACGGCCGGATCAAAAGCCGCGTGATCTCGTAG
- a CDS encoding AsmA-like C-terminal region-containing protein has protein sequence MVVVVLACAVGMYLYQNLNQEIRSYVEKKFASHYDNLLVSVRSARFIEGKGIEIRGLTLSQRSSAYQTQELVSLDEIMVYCTTDPRTLATGDFKVERIVVKRPRLTATIEADGQTNLRHLFPLPKWGDDNPAIEVIDASLLLADRRGGNVRRLLEDADFQVKTENGPGMGAHAGQVRMQKRIKATLTCQNWESATLTGLIDEEAKTFAAQGSIVDLQIDDHLWEQFPLDWKQKIQDITHLNANADASFQVSGNASGLTNYLAVLDVRDGTWSDPRIPGSVERIQARVTASPPGIRVDKLVAYYENGSVSASLTRNGWAANSPIHASATLKNFNLHQGLAGLLPAAMKKSWERYSPSGTLDASVKLDYDGAKWTPEIHANCRGTNFVFEGFPYPVSQARGKIDFRDRLLDIDLTAFAGKSRITIVGSVLDPGPNSSGPIRVRSLDPVYWDPTFENALKVAQEDVCRVAQSFNLQGGALVDFTLVTHSAPDVKPDKTLRMEIIDASVRFDKFAYPISKINGHLEWKDGIVTIEQLQGYNDSGHITCRGTWQEVPGDKRGNLNLTFACKDVPLDDELKSALPISAQEGWDQLRPRGSIDHMDVQLHWPNVEGACDLWVNAQKWERTRNLSGRAISVEPVGFPYVLDEVVGGVEFRNGQISLHQVTARHGDVRVSTNGSCYFPEDRRWQIRFEGMRIENVVIDRDLLLAVPEKLEQSLQRLQIGPLLHADGTVVLSNPNPGRPIQINWDMTARMAGGHLRRGALIDNVYGAIRFEGQSDESGARSFGEYQLDSVTYRGIPVSNVRGPFWIDETQFLMGRHVPPSEGQTPRHVTANSFGGVVSLDSRMQLAGAQPFQLDATLANGTVGQMLIDLGQQNRAQTSGRLFGNISLTGTMEGPHTYDGKGSMQLRDANLYQLPIAVAMLKVLSARFPNTNAFNSADVNYRVAGNYIYLDDMKLSGDALSLKGNGEANLDGLISMRFYTEFGNQTFNVPVVRQMLGEASRSLMVIHVGGSIDNPTTEQEIFPMVNQTLEQLFPARAVRLPIGAPPTSDTPAGVRRGSSIPR, from the coding sequence TTGGTCGTCGTCGTTCTGGCATGCGCTGTCGGGATGTATCTCTACCAGAACCTGAATCAAGAGATTCGCAGCTACGTCGAGAAGAAGTTCGCCTCGCATTACGACAACCTTTTGGTGTCGGTCCGCTCGGCCCGGTTCATCGAAGGCAAAGGAATCGAGATTCGCGGGCTGACGTTGTCGCAGCGTTCGAGTGCCTATCAAACGCAAGAGTTGGTTTCGCTCGACGAGATCATGGTGTACTGCACGACCGATCCACGTACGCTGGCTACCGGCGATTTCAAAGTGGAACGAATCGTCGTCAAGCGACCACGACTGACCGCCACGATTGAAGCGGATGGACAAACGAACTTGCGGCATCTGTTCCCCTTGCCGAAATGGGGTGACGACAATCCCGCGATTGAAGTGATCGATGCGTCGCTGCTGCTGGCCGATCGGCGCGGTGGCAACGTCCGACGATTGTTGGAAGATGCCGACTTCCAGGTGAAGACCGAAAACGGACCTGGCATGGGGGCTCATGCCGGTCAGGTTCGGATGCAGAAACGAATCAAAGCAACCCTCACTTGCCAGAACTGGGAATCGGCAACGTTGACGGGCCTGATCGACGAAGAAGCCAAGACGTTCGCCGCGCAAGGCAGCATCGTCGATCTGCAAATCGACGATCACCTGTGGGAGCAGTTTCCGCTCGACTGGAAGCAGAAAATCCAAGACATTACTCACCTGAATGCGAACGCCGACGCTTCGTTTCAGGTCTCTGGCAACGCCAGCGGGCTGACCAACTACCTGGCGGTGCTCGACGTGCGAGATGGAACGTGGAGCGATCCACGCATTCCTGGTTCGGTCGAACGGATTCAAGCTCGTGTGACGGCTTCGCCTCCTGGGATTCGTGTCGACAAACTGGTCGCTTACTACGAGAACGGCTCGGTTAGTGCTTCGCTCACGCGAAATGGCTGGGCGGCGAACAGCCCGATCCATGCCTCGGCGACGCTGAAGAACTTCAACCTGCACCAAGGTCTGGCAGGTTTGCTGCCGGCCGCAATGAAGAAGAGTTGGGAACGCTATAGCCCCTCGGGCACGCTCGACGCTTCAGTGAAGCTTGATTACGACGGAGCGAAGTGGACGCCCGAGATCCACGCGAATTGCCGTGGTACCAACTTCGTCTTCGAAGGTTTTCCTTATCCGGTGTCGCAGGCCCGCGGAAAGATCGACTTCCGAGATCGCCTGCTCGATATCGACCTGACGGCGTTTGCCGGCAAGTCGCGTATCACCATCGTCGGCAGCGTGCTCGACCCTGGTCCGAACAGTAGTGGTCCGATTCGGGTTCGATCGCTCGACCCGGTCTATTGGGATCCGACTTTCGAGAACGCATTGAAGGTCGCTCAGGAAGATGTATGCCGAGTCGCCCAGTCGTTCAATCTGCAAGGGGGAGCCCTGGTCGACTTCACGCTGGTCACACATAGTGCCCCTGATGTGAAGCCTGACAAAACACTTCGCATGGAGATCATCGACGCGTCGGTGCGGTTCGACAAGTTTGCCTATCCGATCTCGAAAATCAACGGCCATCTCGAGTGGAAAGATGGGATCGTCACGATCGAACAGTTGCAAGGCTACAACGACAGTGGGCACATCACCTGCCGGGGAACCTGGCAGGAAGTCCCAGGCGACAAGCGTGGTAATTTGAACCTGACGTTCGCCTGCAAAGATGTTCCGCTCGATGACGAACTGAAGTCCGCCCTGCCGATCTCGGCCCAGGAAGGTTGGGATCAACTTCGACCACGCGGTTCGATCGACCATATGGATGTTCAGTTGCACTGGCCCAATGTCGAAGGGGCTTGCGACTTGTGGGTGAATGCTCAGAAGTGGGAACGAACTCGCAACCTTTCGGGGCGAGCAATTTCAGTCGAGCCGGTCGGTTTTCCGTACGTGCTGGATGAAGTGGTCGGCGGCGTCGAGTTCCGTAACGGGCAGATCTCGCTGCATCAGGTAACGGCCCGGCATGGCGATGTCCGGGTATCGACCAATGGCTCGTGCTATTTTCCGGAAGATCGCCGCTGGCAGATTCGCTTCGAGGGAATGCGAATTGAAAACGTCGTGATCGATCGTGACTTGCTGTTAGCCGTGCCCGAGAAACTGGAACAATCGCTGCAGCGTTTGCAGATTGGTCCCCTGCTCCACGCCGATGGAACGGTGGTGCTTTCCAATCCGAACCCAGGTCGGCCGATTCAAATCAATTGGGATATGACTGCCCGGATGGCTGGCGGGCATCTGCGACGTGGAGCGTTGATCGACAACGTCTACGGTGCGATTCGCTTCGAGGGACAATCGGACGAATCAGGTGCCCGCTCGTTTGGTGAATACCAGCTCGACAGCGTTACTTATCGCGGCATACCGGTCTCAAATGTTCGTGGTCCCTTTTGGATTGATGAAACGCAGTTTCTGATGGGACGACATGTTCCACCGAGCGAAGGTCAAACGCCGCGTCATGTCACGGCCAACTCGTTTGGTGGTGTCGTTTCGCTCGACAGCAGGATGCAGCTTGCTGGTGCTCAGCCGTTTCAGTTGGATGCCACGCTGGCCAATGGCACGGTCGGGCAGATGCTGATCGACCTGGGGCAACAAAACCGAGCACAGACTTCAGGTCGATTGTTCGGCAACATCAGTCTGACTGGGACGATGGAAGGTCCGCATACGTACGACGGCAAAGGCTCGATGCAGCTTCGCGATGCGAACCTCTATCAACTGCCGATTGCAGTGGCGATGCTGAAGGTGCTCAGTGCCCGGTTCCCCAACACCAACGCGTTCAACTCGGCCGACGTCAACTATCGTGTCGCTGGCAACTATATCTATCTGGACGACATGAAGCTGTCGGGCGACGCCCTCTCGCTAAAGGGTAACGGCGAGGCCAATCTCGATGGGTTGATCAGCATGCGGTTCTATACCGAGTTTGGCAATCAAACGTTCAACGTGCCGGTGGTCCGGCAGATGTTAGGGGAAGCTAGCCGAAGCTTGATGGTGATTCATGTCGGGGGATCGATCGATAACCCGACCACCGAGCAAGAGATCTTCCCAATGGTGAATCAGACTCTGGAACAACTTTTTCCCGCGAGAGCCGTACGACTTCCTATCGGTGCACCGCCAACGTCCGATACGCCGGCCGGTGTGCGACGCGGAAGTTCGATACCTCGCTAG
- a CDS encoding NPCBM/NEW2 domain-containing protein, which yields MLRILLSLLLFVSFAGLASADETTLAKALQARVRAFHEGAPNEELKLRVIYFYPADRQPLPSYEERINRIVFDIKDFYDTEFARIGLTDAVLPLEMDGQRLKINMVQGDENHDGYGYDSGRTILREIGQKLRGNVDPDREFLLILCALCDKQEDGSFKIYSPYYGLGGANQVRGTCFAADCEMLDTLNLTKTNEPFRYNEHNRDQRRSLADFNTVFIGGMAHELGHGLSLPHNRELPSERGKGTALMGSGNYTYRAELVGKKGSFMTLASATRMMCHPLVTQSNKQRFDRAHVRVSDVQFSGDGKAVTISGKVESNVEPFAVIAYSDADGGNNYDAYQWTAEVDPSGKFEVTLDVHKPGKNVLRLSFCHANGATSDVSYVFQANQNGEPDVQALKDGMAIASLEKSFLSGEADEARKFAQQYLTNNPQTAIEPILSYSQTVDPTRPQVALASVSGDSAYLSDVEPTEAKTGYGRPSYNVYAMPRRGAEGSFFLQPGGQFHAKGFYAHAPSKYAFNLEGKWKSFEATAGMQDGVRETASAVFIVVGDGKELYRSGKLRGGETAQVSLDVTGVQSLELITESGEDNNHGCWSVWGSPQVRR from the coding sequence ATGCTACGGATTCTTCTGTCGCTGTTGCTTTTCGTTTCGTTCGCTGGCTTGGCCTCAGCCGATGAAACCACGCTGGCCAAAGCATTGCAGGCGCGAGTCCGTGCATTCCACGAAGGGGCTCCGAACGAAGAGTTGAAACTGCGGGTGATCTACTTCTATCCCGCTGATCGTCAGCCACTGCCGAGTTACGAAGAACGCATCAATCGCATCGTCTTCGATATTAAAGACTTCTACGATACCGAGTTCGCTCGGATCGGGCTGACCGACGCCGTGCTGCCTTTGGAAATGGATGGTCAGCGGTTGAAGATCAACATGGTCCAAGGGGACGAGAACCACGATGGCTACGGGTACGACTCTGGCCGCACGATCCTGCGCGAGATCGGCCAGAAGCTGCGAGGCAACGTCGATCCAGATCGCGAGTTCCTTTTGATCTTGTGTGCCTTGTGCGACAAGCAGGAAGACGGCAGCTTCAAGATCTATTCGCCGTACTACGGACTGGGTGGGGCCAATCAGGTGCGTGGAACCTGCTTCGCTGCCGACTGCGAAATGTTGGATACGCTAAACCTGACCAAGACCAACGAACCATTTCGCTACAACGAACACAACCGCGACCAACGCCGCAGCCTGGCCGACTTCAACACGGTCTTCATCGGCGGCATGGCCCACGAACTGGGTCACGGTCTGAGCCTGCCACACAATCGCGAACTTCCTTCCGAGCGAGGGAAGGGAACCGCATTGATGGGTTCCGGCAACTATACCTACCGAGCCGAGCTGGTCGGCAAGAAGGGTAGCTTCATGACACTGGCCAGCGCGACCCGCATGATGTGCCACCCCCTGGTTACCCAGTCAAACAAGCAGCGATTCGATCGAGCCCACGTCCGTGTTTCAGATGTTCAGTTCAGCGGCGATGGCAAGGCGGTTACGATCTCTGGCAAGGTGGAGTCCAATGTCGAACCTTTTGCTGTGATCGCCTACAGCGACGCCGATGGCGGCAACAATTACGACGCGTACCAGTGGACCGCCGAGGTCGACCCGAGTGGCAAGTTTGAAGTCACGCTCGATGTCCATAAGCCTGGCAAGAATGTCCTGCGACTGAGTTTCTGCCATGCCAACGGTGCAACCAGCGACGTCAGTTATGTTTTTCAAGCCAATCAGAATGGCGAACCTGACGTGCAAGCGCTGAAGGATGGCATGGCGATCGCCAGCCTCGAGAAATCGTTTCTTTCGGGCGAAGCTGACGAAGCTCGCAAGTTCGCTCAGCAATATCTGACGAACAATCCACAGACCGCAATCGAACCAATTCTCAGCTATTCGCAGACGGTCGATCCAACACGACCTCAAGTGGCACTAGCGAGCGTGAGTGGCGATTCGGCTTACCTGTCGGATGTCGAGCCGACCGAAGCGAAGACTGGTTACGGCCGTCCCAGCTACAACGTCTATGCCATGCCGCGACGTGGTGCGGAAGGAAGCTTCTTCCTGCAGCCTGGCGGCCAGTTTCATGCCAAGGGCTTTTATGCCCATGCTCCGTCCAAGTACGCCTTCAACCTGGAGGGGAAATGGAAGTCGTTCGAGGCGACGGCCGGTATGCAGGATGGCGTTCGCGAAACGGCTTCGGCGGTCTTTATCGTCGTTGGCGACGGCAAAGAGCTCTATCGCTCTGGCAAACTCCGGGGCGGCGAAACGGCTCAAGTTTCGCTCGATGTGACTGGCGTGCAGTCGCTGGAACTGATCACCGAAAGCGGCGAAGACAACAACCACGGCTGCTGGAGCGTGTGGGGCTCGCCACAGGTTCGTCGCTAA
- a CDS encoding lysophospholipid acyltransferase family protein, translating to MRKTHHPWIARTGGLGLVASLKALTWTLDLRAMYFRAENDPANPFCPRRGIYVFWHEYITIPFCLRGNCNLSMLLSRHRDAEWLAHAASMMGFGTVRGSSSWGSIAALKELIKVSRRSHLTITPDGPQGPRREMAPGAIYLASKLQMPIIPMGFGMDRPVRLGTWDKFALPRPFSRARMVMGEAINVPKKLSREDVEWHRMEVQRVLNQLTDSAEKWAESHLPGENEVAFFSTATPLSKQAEASSKRRFWLNAASRDFRRSPAKQPPAEARDDAPAPTILPFRNAS from the coding sequence ATGCGAAAAACTCATCATCCTTGGATTGCCCGCACCGGTGGTTTAGGCCTGGTTGCGTCGCTGAAAGCTTTGACGTGGACGCTTGATCTGCGGGCGATGTACTTTCGGGCAGAAAACGATCCTGCGAATCCTTTCTGCCCTCGACGTGGCATCTACGTCTTCTGGCACGAGTACATCACCATCCCGTTCTGCCTGCGTGGCAACTGCAATCTTTCGATGCTGCTCAGCCGGCATCGCGATGCGGAATGGTTGGCTCACGCGGCGTCGATGATGGGCTTTGGGACCGTGCGGGGATCTTCTAGTTGGGGTAGCATCGCCGCCCTGAAAGAGCTGATCAAGGTTTCGCGACGGTCGCATTTGACCATCACGCCAGACGGGCCCCAAGGTCCACGGCGCGAGATGGCGCCCGGAGCGATCTACCTGGCGTCGAAGCTGCAGATGCCGATCATTCCGATGGGCTTTGGAATGGATCGCCCGGTCCGATTGGGGACTTGGGATAAGTTCGCCCTGCCCCGTCCCTTCAGTCGGGCACGGATGGTGATGGGAGAAGCGATCAACGTGCCCAAGAAGCTGTCGCGCGAAGATGTCGAGTGGCATCGCATGGAAGTTCAACGAGTGCTGAATCAATTGACCGACTCGGCCGAGAAATGGGCCGAATCGCATTTGCCAGGCGAGAACGAAGTGGCGTTCTTTTCGACCGCGACACCGCTGAGCAAACAGGCCGAGGCGTCGTCGAAGCGGCGATTCTGGTTGAATGCCGCCTCGCGTGATTTCCGCCGATCACCGGCTAAGCAGCCGCCGGCCGAGGCTCGCGACGATGCACCAGCCCCGACGATTCTTCCGTTTCGGAATGCCTCGTAA
- the dapF gene encoding diaminopimelate epimerase codes for MRFTKMHGAGNDYVYVNLFEQSLPATPERLAPLVSDRHFGIGGDGLILITPSEVADARMRMFNADGSEAEMCGNGLRCVAKYVYDHGIAKKDKLDLETGAGVLSVALETDGNIAKRVTVNMGEPILDAAKIPTTFGTTPVVNEKLTIGDREFQVTCVSMGNPHCVIFVDKADDDLVLKIGPQIEKATQFPARVNVEFIEIISRTEVRQRTWERGSGETLACGTGASAVCVAGVLTGKLDRKILNHLLGGDLELHWNEADNHVYMTGPAEEVFSGVWNIPQDLPKIADLA; via the coding sequence ATGCGTTTTACAAAGATGCACGGAGCCGGAAACGACTACGTGTATGTGAACCTGTTCGAGCAGTCCTTGCCGGCAACGCCGGAACGTCTGGCACCCCTGGTTTCCGATCGTCACTTCGGAATTGGTGGCGACGGTCTGATCTTGATCACGCCATCGGAAGTGGCCGATGCCCGGATGCGGATGTTCAACGCCGACGGTTCCGAAGCTGAGATGTGCGGCAACGGTCTGCGCTGCGTGGCGAAGTACGTGTATGACCATGGAATCGCCAAGAAGGACAAGCTCGACCTCGAAACAGGGGCCGGTGTTCTTTCGGTCGCTTTGGAGACCGATGGCAACATCGCCAAGCGGGTCACCGTGAACATGGGCGAACCGATCCTCGACGCGGCCAAAATTCCGACCACCTTCGGAACGACCCCAGTGGTGAACGAAAAGTTGACCATCGGCGACCGCGAGTTCCAGGTGACTTGTGTTTCGATGGGCAATCCTCACTGCGTGATCTTTGTCGACAAAGCAGACGACGATCTCGTGCTGAAGATCGGTCCGCAGATCGAGAAGGCGACGCAGTTCCCTGCTCGCGTGAATGTCGAGTTCATTGAAATCATCAGCCGTACCGAAGTTCGCCAGCGTACCTGGGAACGTGGCAGCGGCGAGACACTTGCTTGTGGTACCGGCGCCAGCGCTGTGTGCGTGGCAGGTGTCCTGACTGGTAAGTTGGATCGGAAGATTCTGAATCACCTCTTAGGAGGCGATCTGGAATTGCACTGGAACGAAGCCGACAACCACGTTTATATGACGGGGCCGGCTGAAGAAGTTTTCAGCGGCGTCTGGAACATTCCCCAAGACTTGCCGAAGATAGCGGACCTGGCATAG